Proteins encoded within one genomic window of Oncorhynchus tshawytscha isolate Ot180627B linkage group LG02, Otsh_v2.0, whole genome shotgun sequence:
- the zbtb40 gene encoding zinc finger and BTB domain-containing protein 40 — MELPNYSRQLMQQLRALRKESQFCDCSILVGDTPHRAHKLVLAASSLLFRSLLEGSDSISIDTAVVSSQEFSCLLDMVYTGKLPPGKHNFTRIIAAADSLQMFDVAVGCKNILTNLMNQSTTTTHTTQPASPTPPPAITTQPQLQSQEAEHTASPETAVPSMGEDGMKIGPSGVQGKEKVEEAGLESEVTTAATRSEPLNVKEERKEKDGPPSKRARLQLPESTADMDPMSQGGVKMDTEVVDVRQWLRALQTWDGISTEERQVILSCSEGDPGGPAVFQRLQSKVKEQRSLSAQTLLTLMGLLKEFHPNLATQLHEHTQQGEDTSQGATGPEAEEPEEQPQSPTTADADTAEEEEEEEEIEEDGEKEGEGERKTRSRAKRSSPSRPYLCRWCSKAFGFKCRMVAHTKRCTMSKEARLQCPECPEELPTSRALQLHRNKAHPESKAAKKKRPQVSCDMCGRTFAHPSGMLYHKRTEHFEEKPFACEECGAKFGANSSLKNHMRLHTGEKPYHCKNCDMSFSVAAALAYHTKKKHSEGKMYSCQYCEALFAQSIELTRHVRTHTGDKPYVCRECGKGFSQANGLSAHLQTSHNISEPHDCQKCRLSFSTLEDHRKHIQECHPKEYHQCPECNKMFTNPSLLEKHIAVHAGGKPFSCKLCQKSYQQMSGLWYHNRTNHPEVFAGQTHRQLKSLLQCSVCCKFLHSASSLAKHQKTEHTGMFDSDGLLVGNPDLQSDLSVVKCLYCPGLFPSEAEMQEHTSTEHFSQEGAAFGCSLCPLVCPSQLQLQEHFLSCHIGTIEEQEQASTSQMVIETEEDPAGVAGQVISVDQSQQVYVALGDAEDGHSSTEVMAVSMEDLLNGTVTFICGEGQ, encoded by the exons ATGGAGCTGCCCAACTACAGCAGGCAGCTGATGCAGCAGCTCCGCGCCCTGAGGAAGGAGAGTCAGTTCTGTGACTGCTCTATTCTGGTGGGGGACACACCCCATCGCGCCCACAAACTGGTGCTGGCTGCCTCCAGTCTGCTCTTTAG gTCTCTGCTGGAGGGCTCGGACAGCATCTCCATCGACACGGCTGTGGTGTCGTCCCAGGAGTTCTCCTGCCTGCTGGACATGGTGTACACCGGAAAGCTGCCCCCAGGGAAACACAACTTCACCCGCATCATTGCCGCCGCAGACAGCCTGCAGATGTTTGACGTAGCTGTGGGCTGCAAGAACATTCTCACCAACCTGATGAATCAGTCGacgaccaccacacacactacacaaccagCCTCACCTACCCCACCACCCGCCATCACCACCCAACCACAGCTCCAGAGCCAGGAGGCTGAGCACACAGCTTCCCCAGAGACAGCTGTACCTAGCATGGGAGAGGACGGTATGAAGATTGGCCCCTCTGGAGTCCAGGGGAAGGAAAAGGTGGAAGAGGCAGGTTTGGAGAGTGAAGTGACCACAGCAGCCACACGGAGCGAGCCATTGAatgtgaaagaggagaggaaagagaaggatggGCCACCATCTAAAAGAGCTCGCCTTCAACTTCCAGAGAGCACAG CTGACATGGACCCCATGTCCCAGGGAGGAGTCAAGATGGATACAGAGGTGGTGGATGTGCGGCAGTGGCTCAGAGCACTGCAGACCTGGGACGGCATCTCCAccgaggagagacag GTGATACTGTCCTGCAGTGAGGGGGATCCAGGGGGTCCTGCTGTGTTTCAGAGGCTCCAGAGCAAAGTGAAGGAGCAGAGGAGTCTCTCAGCCCAGACACTACTCACACTGATGGGTCTGCTTAAGGAGTTTCACCCCAATCTGGCAACCCAGCTGCATGAGCACACTCAGCAAGGAGAGGACACCAGCCAGGGAGCTACAG GCCCCGAGGCTGAAGAGCCGGAGGAGCAGCCCCAGTCGCCCACTACTGCAGACGCAGACACCgccgaggaggaagaagaagaggaggagattgAAGAGGACGgtgagaaagaaggagaaggagagaggaagactagATCCAGGGCTAAGCGCTCCTCCCCCTCTCGTCCGTACTTGTGTCGCTGGTGCAGTAAGGCCTTTGGTTTTAAGTGTCGTATGGTGGCCCACACCAAGCGCTGCACCATGTCCAAGGAAGCTAGGCTGCAGTGCCCTGAGTGCCCAGAGGAGCTGCCCACATCGCGGGCACTACAGCTCCACCGCAACAAGGCCCACCCAGAGTCCAAAGCCGCCAAAAAGAAACGGCCGCAGGTGTCCTGTGATATGTGTGGCAGGACCTTCGCTCACCCCTCAG GTATGCTGTACCACAAACGCACAGAGCACTTTGAGGAGAAGCCGTTTGCGTGTGAGGAGTGCGGGGCCAAGTTTGGGGCCAACTCGTCTCTGAAGAACCACATGCGActgcacactggagagaagccttaccactgcaaAAACTGTGACATGAGCTTTAGTGTGGCTGCTGCTCTGGCCTACCACACCAAGAAGAAACACTCTgagg GTAAAATGTATTCATGTCAGTACTGCGAGGCTCTGTTTGCCCAGTCCATTGAGCTGACGCgtcacgtgcgcacacacaccggAGACAAACCCTACGTATGCAGGGAGTGTGGCAAAGGCTTCAGCCAGGCCAACGGGCTCTCTGCTCACCTACAGACCTCTCACA ACATCTCTGAGCCTCATGACTGTCAGAAGTGTCGTCTCAGTTTCTCCACACTGGAGGACCACAGGAAGCACATCCAGGAGTGTCACCCGAAGGAGTACCACCAGTGTCCTGAGTGCAACAAGATGTTCACCAACCCCTCCCTGCTGGAGAAACACATAGCCGTCCACGCTGGGGGCAAACCATTCAGCTGCAAGCTCTGCCAGAAGTCCTACCAG CAAATGTCGGGACTGTGGTATCATAACCGTACCAACCACCCGGAAGTGTTTGCTGGTCAGACCCACCGGCAGCTCAAGTCTCTCCTGCAGTGCAGCGTGTGCTGCAAGTTCCTCCACAGTGCCAGTAGCCTGGCTAAGCACCAGAAGACAGAGCACACAG GCATGTTTGATTCTGACGGGCTTCTGGTGGGGAATCCGGACCTGCAATCAG ACTTGTCAGTGGTGAAGTGCCTGTACTGTCCTGGCCTGTTCCCCAGCGAGGCTGAGATGCAGGAGCACACCAGCACTGAGCATTTCAGCCAAGAGGGGGCAGCGTTCGGCTGTTCTCTCTGCCCGCTGGTCTGCCCCTCCCAGCTTCAGCTCCAGGAGCACTTCCTTTCCTGCCACATAGGGACAAtagaggagcaggagcaggcctCCACCTCTCAGATG GTGATTGAGACAGAGGAGGACCCCGCTGGCGTGGCGGGACAAGTGATATCTGTGGACCAATCCCAGCAGGTGTATGTTGCCCTGGGAGACGCGGAGGACGGTCACTCCAGCACTGAGGTGATGGCGGTCAGCATGGAGGATTTGTTGAACGGAACCGTCACTTTCATTTGTGGGGAGGGCCAGTGA
- the LOC112244886 gene encoding probable transmembrane reductase CYB561D1, producing the protein MRADVEYSPVGEGLGMSEFWLYVWMRRVAVIAAHVIAVGLTVLISVLSRPGTSLFSWHPVCMSIAYILCLTEGILLFSPEGTPFCFKARKGKVRLHWFIQALVILAAATGVGFMVASKNVSERPHLATWHSLLGVGTLAATVLQAACGICLLFPKLLKLSPPRLKLYHATCGLVVYLLATVTVVSAMFSDWFQATVKGVVWYAFLLLPLFPALVIMNQITNAYLPRKKITT; encoded by the exons ATGCGCGCAGATGTGGAGTACAGCCCGGTCGGCGAGGGGCTGGGGATGAGCGAGTTCTGGCTATATGTGTGGATGCGAAGGGTCGCAGTGATCGCTGCGCATGTCATAGCTGTGGGACTCACTGTACTGATTTCAGTACTATCCCGCCCGGGAACAA GTCTATTTTCCTGGCATCCTGTGTGTATGTCTATCGCA TACATCCTGTGCCTGACCGAGGggatcctcctcttctctcctgagGGGACTCCGTTCTGCTTCAAGGCACGGAAGGGTAAAGTCCGTCTGCACTGGTTCATCCAGGCCCTGGTCATATTGGCTGCAGCCACCGGAGTTGGCTTCATGGTTGCCAGCAAGAACGTGTCAGAGCGCCCCCACCTGGCCACCTGGCACAGCCTGCTGGGGGTGGGCACCCTGGCTGCCACCGTCCTCCAGGCCGCCTGCGGTATCTGCCTCCTCTTCCCTAAGCTGCTCAAGCTGTCGCCTCCACGGCTCAAGCTCTACCACGCCACCTGTGGCCTCGTGGTGTACCTGCTGGCGACTGTGACCGTGGTGTCGGCCATGTTTTCTGACTGGTTCCAGGCCACGGTGAAGGGGGTGGTGTGGTATGCCTTCCTGCTGCTGCCGCTGTTCCCAGCCCTGGTGATCATGAACCAAATCACTAACGCCTACCTGCCACGCAAGAAGATCACCACCTGA